Within the Syntrophorhabdaceae bacterium genome, the region CCCAACCAGGGATGGCACAACCCTTCGTTCAGGGGTTTTGCGGACTACATGCAGACGGATGAATTCAGGGCAAATGTAGAAAAGCTCATGGAGAGCAGCACCTCCCACAATCCCGTTCTCATGTGCGCCGAAACACTTCCGTGGCGCTGCCACCGATCACTGATCGCCGACGCCCTTTACGTGCGAGGGGTTATAGTGCGGCACATTTTCAAAGACGGGGTATATCAGGAACACAGGCTCACACCCTGGGCCCGCGTGGAAGGAGTAAGGATCGTCTATCCCGGAAGCGCATGACCACACGAAATCGCGTATCGACGCAGTGCGGATGAAATTATACACTTGCTCCGCAGATTGCCCCAAGGCGGGCTTTGCGCGACCCACGCCTCATACTTATATTTCTGTCGTAGGAGCCCATGGAAGAGTACGACGACAGCGCCAACCAGACCCCGGCATACAAAGCCCATATGAACCAGGATCTAGTAGCTTTCTACAACAGGCTGCTTGAAGCCGAAAGAGCAGGAGTGCAGACCCTGAATGACCTTTCGGAAAAGGTCCACGAGCAGGACGAAAGAGATCTGCTGAAGAAGTTCCTTCTCGACGAGGGGATGAATTGTCAAATACTGACTACATTTATAAGAAACTCAGGAGGGAAGCCAACATCACAAACAGGAGACTTCGTCGATAAGATCAGGGCCCTCAATACAATTGACGAGAAATTGCGCCTGCTGGTCAGGGGACAGGAATGGGTCGCCAAATATATCCAAAGGAACCGGGGCCTCCCGCTGAAAGCCTCCGATCGGATGTTCCTGGAAGCAATGAAGATCCAACACGAAGAAAACGTCGATAATCTGAAGAGATACGTAGACAGTGACGATGAAGCAGTCAAACGCGGTTTAGAGCCGACCCGCAAGTGGTGAGTTGACACGTTTCCGGGCGTCACCCGGATAGCCGTCCTCCGCGCTCCCGGCAGCATACCGTCGATTCCCTTGAGCCTAACGTGATTTGACAACTAACGGCATATGGTATAAAAGACAATAAGTGTTACGTTAAGAACGCGGCAGGGGTGACCTGAAGAATGGGAGGCAGTGTTTTCGAAAATAGAATGGATGAGACAAGAGTGAGTGATCAGCGTTATCTTCCCCTCTACTCCCTGGTGGAGGTGAGCCGCTACGCCCGCATTCAGCCGACCACGCTACGGTCGTGGACCAGATCGAAGGACGGGGGGATACTGGTGCCGGCAGAGCGCGATACCGTAGCGCCTCTCAGTTTCATCAATCTCGTCGAATCTCATGTCTTACGG harbors:
- a CDS encoding DUF488 domain-containing protein; translation: MEKEITHPIFTIGHSTRPLPSFVSLLESFDIDLVIDVRTIPRSRHNPQFNKETLPAGLAQHGIGYLHVPGLGGLRKTGPDSPNQGWHNPSFRGFADYMQTDEFRANVEKLMESSTSHNPVLMCAETLPWRCHRSLIADALYVRGVIVRHIFKDGVYQEHRLTPWARVEGVRIVYPGSA
- a CDS encoding DUF6306 domain-containing protein, which codes for MEEYDDSANQTPAYKAHMNQDLVAFYNRLLEAERAGVQTLNDLSEKVHEQDERDLLKKFLLDEGMNCQILTTFIRNSGGKPTSQTGDFVDKIRALNTIDEKLRLLVRGQEWVAKYIQRNRGLPLKASDRMFLEAMKIQHEENVDNLKRYVDSDDEAVKRGLEPTRKW